ATCATTACCGGTGTTGCGTTTCTGTCCATCCTGGTGCTGTACGTGTCGGTGGCGCCGTGGACGCCGGGCGAAGTGGTGAAGCACGACCAGCTGCTGACCGGCCTGCCCTACGGCTGGATCGGCGTGGTGGCGGCGTTGCAGTTTGGCATGTGGTATTACCTCGGCATCGAAGGCACGTGTCAGGCCGCCGAGGAATGCCGTTCGCCTGGACGCTCCATTCCGCTCGGCACCATCACCGGCATCGTCACCCTGATAATCGCCGCCTCTCTGACCTGGTACGTCGCCACCGGATTGATCCCGTGGGAATACCTGGGCCAGGCGTACACGCCGCTTTACGACGCCGCGACGATCACCGGGAGCAAGCTCCTGATGGTGGTGCTGTTCGTCGGCACCATGCTCTCGACCCTGGCCTCGGCCAACGGCTGCATCAACGACGCCTCGCGCGCGTGGTTCTCGATGGGACGTGACCGTTACATGCCGCAGTGGTTCGGCGCCGTGCATCCGCGCTATCGCACACCGTTTCGTTCCATCCTGTTCCTGATCCCGATCGCGTACGTGGCGGCCACGCAATTACCCGTGGACGGCGTGATTACGTTTTCCATCCTCGCGGGGCTGCTTGGCTACACATTCATGTCGTTCAACATCGTGCGCTTCCGGCAGTTGTGGCCGCTTGGCGTCATCAAACGCGCGTACATCCATCCCTTTCATCCGTTGCCGGCCGTGGTCCTGTTCATTCTGTGCATGGCGGTGTACTTCGCGACCTTTCTGGGCTATGCGGATTATCTGATCTCGATTCTGGTATTTTTTATCGTCGCGTCACTCTGGTTCTCCATGCACCGCTACAAATACGTGCGCCGTGGCGATCAGTTCACCATGTCCTGGCCGCGGCCGCGCGGATACTGAAATTACCGTGTTCCCGCTTCGCAAAGAGCTTGTCCTGAGCCAGTCGAACGGGGGGTCAATGGGATTTGTCGAAGGTTATGAAACGAATATTCAATAACCGCAGCGCGCAGCACACTCAGCCTTACAGCCATCGACATCCTGAAATGTCGGCACCTGTTTCATAACTTCGATGTTTGTTCCGCCGATGGGAATCTACACACTGCTGGTGACGTTTGTGGTCGTGCTGTTTGCCGCGCTGATCTGGCGTGAACAGGCGCGTCATCGCGAGACGGTTCGTCGCCAGCGCCGCGCCATGTGGGATCGCTGCCTGACGATGTTCGAGCAACCGTCGATAGCGCAGGACGATATCGATTTTCCAGTGCTCAAAGGTCTTTACGATGGTCGCCGGGTGACCCTGGAGCCGATCGCCGACCACGTCGGCTACCGCAAGCTGCCGCAATTGTGGTTGCGGGCCACCGTGTTTGCGAGACTGCCCGTGCAGGGCACGTTCGATTATCTGGCACGCCCGGAGAACATCGAGTTCTATTCCAGCGTCTGGTCGCTGCCAGTTAACGTTACCGTCCCACCGTCGTGGCCGCAGCACGCCATATTGCGAACGGACACGGCCGAGCGCATGCCGCCGCTTAACGTCGTATCGCGGCACATAAACATGTTCGACGACCCGAGACTCAAGGAACTCGTTATCACGCCGCGCGGTGTACGCACGGTTTTTCAGCTCGATCAGGGACAGCGCGCTCATTACGCCGTCATGCGGAGCCTGCGGTTCGACGGCCTGCAGGTGGCCCCCGATGGCCTCGAAATGCTGCTCGACCGGATGCTGGCGCTGATCGTCGACCTTGAACGAGCCGACCTCAAACAGATCGCGGCGGCTTAATGCGCCGGGCGTCGCTCAGTTCGCGGGTGCGGGGATGCGCGTGAACAACGCATCGGGCAACAACGGGGACGGCTCCACGCATCATCCTTATATGGTGGCCCTGGTGGCGATTCTGTTACCAGGCTACGGACAGGTGCTCAACCGCCAGCCGGCCCGCGGTCTGCGATTCGCGTTTTTTACACTTCTGCTCGGCTGGATTACTTTTCAGTTAACCACACAGGAGCATTCGCTGCTCGGACGGTACGCAGGCGGACTGTTCATCTATTCGCTCTCCGTGCTAGACGCCTACAAATGGGCGCGCGTGCGGCGGGCGGAATTTCATTTTCGGCATTCATCTGAAGTGATTCCGAGCTCATTGCCGAAGTGATCGCGGAACGAATAGCAGGTCGCTTAACTCACCGCTGCAACGGTTGATCCGCACCGCCACGGCTTTCACGTCCACGCGATTGTCGTAGCCGACGGTCTTGCTTAAGGTGATGCCGCTGATGGTGGTATCGATGCGGGTCAACCAATTCAGATCGTCATAGTCGAATGTTTCGGTCACCAAGCGCGCGCTGGGTCCACCTGATCCACGCGCTGCTCCAGATTGCCAACTCGACGCGCCAGTAGATCAGGCTTGGATCATTGGCCCTCTGCACCTGCCGCAGATAGCCTTGCGCGTTGTAGAGGTTGCGCACCGCGTAGTTGTTGGCGGGAGAGGTGATAACGTCCACGCGGCTGGCCAGACCATAGTTCCGCGCGGTGACGCGGGCCATCGCCAGCCGATTACAGCTAAACGCCTGATATAATCGCGGCACCACGTATCGAGGACTACTTCAATGCGACAAGTCATCATCTACAAAGGCCAGGATGACTGCTGGATTGCGGAATGCGCAAGCCTACCGGGTTGTATTTCTCAAGGACACACCAAAGAAGAAGCGGTCAACAACATCAAAGAGGCCATTGAAGGCTATATTTCCGCGCTGCAAGAAGATGGTCTGGCAGTCCCCGAAGAGCGCTTTGAAACACTGCTTGTCGCCGTGTGAGCGCGCTGCCTCGCGTCTCCGGCCGTCAGTATACGGGGCATCGCTGGGCAAGATTGGCTGCTACAGAAAACGCCAGCACGGCAGTCACATCATCCTGCGCCGCGATCATCCCTTCGCACAGCTCGTCGTGCCCGACCACAAGGAACTTGACCGCGGTACGCTCCGGGCGATCCTGCGACAGGCGAATCTTGGCGTCGATGATTTCATCAAGCTCTTATAGTCGGCCTGCCTCTATCACAGGGGTTTAGTCCGCTGTTACTCTTAAGCCCGTGACGATGGGTCGTTCCAGGTCGTCGCAGTCTTCAA
The nucleotide sequence above comes from Gammaproteobacteria bacterium. Encoded proteins:
- a CDS encoding type II toxin-antitoxin system HicB family antitoxin: MRQVIIYKGQDDCWIAECASLPGCISQGHTKEEAVNNIKEAIEGYISALQEDGLAVPEERFETLLVAV
- a CDS encoding APC family permease; translation: MSTTTPATTTVHGDRINLLKVLGPAHIWGLGVGIVLVGEFMGWNFAVGKGGALAALIACWVIGLLYTCVAMIDSEVTSTVAAAGGQYAQAKHIIGPLMAFNVALYLVMAYTMLEAGNAFIAADLLRTVAGQSGHADLNITPFILLVITSLAWLNYRGVFMTLTFNYIITGVAFLSILVLYVSVAPWTPGEVVKHDQLLTGLPYGWIGVVAALQFGMWYYLGIEGTCQAAEECRSPGRSIPLGTITGIVTLIIAASLTWYVATGLIPWEYLGQAYTPLYDAATITGSKLLMVVLFVGTMLSTLASANGCINDASRAWFSMGRDRYMPQWFGAVHPRYRTPFRSILFLIPIAYVAATQLPVDGVITFSILAGLLGYTFMSFNIVRFRQLWPLGVIKRAYIHPFHPLPAVVLFILCMAVYFATFLGYADYLISILVFFIVASLWFSMHRYKYVRRGDQFTMSWPRPRGY
- a CDS encoding type II toxin-antitoxin system HicA family toxin, with translation MVWQSPKSALKHCLSPCERAASRLRPSVYGASLGKIGCYRKRQHGSHIILRRDHPFAQLVVPDHKELDRGTLRAILRQANLGVDDFIKLL